Part of the Candoia aspera isolate rCanAsp1 chromosome 1, rCanAsp1.hap2, whole genome shotgun sequence genome, CACTGCCAGCTGGTGCCGAGATGCAGAGCTCCCGGAAGGCCGTCCTGCAGCAGCATGTTCTGCACACTGAGACTCCCCCCGTCCCTCCGGGAGTCCCAGCAGCTGGAAGGGAAGAACCACTTCTCCCCCCCCACCTTCTCTGCTCAGGCGCAGGTCGCAGAGCACCGTGCGTGCCCAGCTGAGCGCCCCAAGGGTGAGACAAgcttcctcccttccctgccAAGTGGCGGGGAAGGCTCCCAGCGCTGCTTCCCCCAAGGCTCACCACATGTGCCCGCTAGACGCCTGCAAGGAGACATGGCTGCTGTACTGGAAGGCCGGCTGCTCTTTGGACAGGACAGGCtcctggggagagagagagccgTCACGGCCGGGAACGGCCCTCCTCCGGCCCCGCAGCAGTTGCCGAAAGGTTGGGTGAGCTCTCCGGAGGTGGTGCGCTCATGTCTGCTGCCCGAGTGGTTTTCATCGCAACTTCGAGCCTTTAGACTGACTTctcatgttattttattttctatcccgcctttattatttttataaataactcaagtcggcaaacatacctcatattccttcctcctcctatttatgACGCCTCTCTGTTTAATCTTGCAAGCCCCATGTGCGTCTAGTCAATTGTAGATCCCATCTTGACTTATTATCCCCTGCTACCACAGAATGCAGGAATTAAAGTGGGGGGGGTTGTCCCTAAAAAAATTCTGCTTGTGGATGAAACAGtatttttcccccaccccacatcaACACTATGCCCAGGGAGTAGGGGGAATCGTCTCTTGTCTTCCAGGGGCTGatagaagaaaagcagaaggcaggccttctccaCCATGGCCCCAACTTGAAGGAATGCCCTGGAGATGTgcttggccccctccctcctggcttTTAGGAAGTTTCCCCAAACCACCTCTTTTCAGCAGAAGCGCAGTTCCAAGGCCTAGAGTGGAAGGCGGGTGGCCCTCTTTCTATTtagctgactgactgactgactgagctGATACCATCCAAAGTCACAAGACGCGGGAAGTACAAACAGTTCATTAAGAAGTAAACCCGTTTCTTCCTTTTGATttgtgattttgatgattagaaaaaagagattatagaaaaaagagtcaCGTCGTAACCACAGaggaagaggtaaatttatactcAGAACTGCTGTAAGGAAGATCagagttctgttttcttttttctgcacgtTTGGCTTTGCcgtcttccttctctctctcatctttATTCTAtgttagtttctgttagtttttaccTTTTTGAAATACTTAATGCAAGTTTATTTTTAAGCAGCAGCAGGAGCCCCGTTCCTCCCCACGGCAAAAGCCCCGCCAGCACAAGCGTCCCAGTGGCCCAGCTGCCGCGAGCCGCTCCACCCGCCATACTCACTCGCCCCACGACTCCCCGGCCGCGGACGGTCTCCAGGGTGCCCGACAAGCTGAAGATCCTCCAGTGCCGTTCCCGGAGCTGCACCACTTCACTGTCCAGGTTTTCCAGCCGGATGCAGTAGCGCCACTGGGCAGGGGAGAGAGAGTGCGGGCCCCCAATCAGAGGGGCCAGGGGCCCCCCTTACCCTTCCGAGGACAGAGCACGGCCTCTCAGGCCCCAATCCGCAAAGGCGCCCGTAGGAAAAACACTCACCCAGTAGACATGAGAATTCTGCGCTTCCTGTCAAGAGAAGAGAGAGGCCGGTTTCCCAGGGCTAAATGgcagccctgccccccccccgtgCTACGCAGTCCCCCCATCAAACCCAAAGGGGACAGGGCTCGCACCAGGCCAAGCAGGACAGGCCAGAACCATCTACAGCAGGCTAgtcttgtgtgtgtgcgtgtgtctgtgtgcgtgtctgtctgtgactctgggcagcttccgcACCTCTGAGTCAGTCCTGACCCCTGGCCACTGCAAGactcttcagaagtggtttgcccgtGGCAGTCTTTTCCTGGGGTGGAGAGCGTGTGAGTGGCCTGGAGTCACCCAGCTCCTTTTCAAAAAGGGGTCAGACACAAGAGGTGGAAAACCGGCCTTCCCTGCTCCAGAGCTTTGCCAGGCATCTGACCTGCCTCCCTGGCCTCAAGCGCACTCAGTTCTGATGCTCTCTGACCCTGGGGTTGGGTCCGGAAAAAGCCAGCCTGGTTCATTTGCAGGTGCCTGTAGCTGGGAGCCTTTTTTCAAACCGGCAATGGCCGAGTTGGATGGGTGGTGCCTGGGGAAGCTGCTGGCCCAGCCTGGGACCCACAGATGAAACCCCACCCGAGGCCCAGAACAGGAACAGCCAAGTCGTGTCCTGGCCAGAGAGCTCTTCCCTTGCATCTCAAGGCACGCACAGGCAAGCCCTGCTGGCAACAAGGTTCAAATTTGATCCAAGCTCTCACAAGAAGTTGACACCACAGAACAGTTCAAGCCTTGAGGCTGGCAAACCATTTTCCCGGAGTTCATGGGCAAAAAAAGGCTTTAACCTTTAGACCTGTTTATTGATAATCAGTTTCTCAACACAGCTGATGTTCTGCAAAAACAGGTTTGTTTACCTAAGACTGCTCAGTATGTGCAATAAAAACATCTCCTGACTGTACAGTTAAGCCGTGAATTAGCTGCACTAAAGTTCCTAAACTAGTCAAATTGTTAGAAAGAGTTTGAAATCCCTAAATCTAAAGTTGATTTTTATTTAGTACTACTGCAAAGAAATAAAGATGAATGCGAACAAAAAACAagttataaaaaacaaaacacacaaatcAAAGATCTGGAACTAATGTAACAGTAGAAATACAAGGACGATGATTGCTGAAAAGTCGTATTAAGATACAGTAATCTGGAATACCGAATTGGGATACCCTGTTCTAACAAATGGTTCAGGGAAGTAAAAAATGTTAAATTAGTGTTGTATGACATTCAGGTTAACTTAATTCcagaaaagtttcttttttatatatgctGGACAGCACAGAGGATTTATAGCAAGAATTGGATTGCAACATGTATATGGTAGAAATGCAGTATGGTAGAAAGGACTTTTGTTTGGCACTGTTATGGTTTAATATTCTTACATTCATAAACAAATGCTTGGAAAAAGTGTGAACTATTTTGGATTTATCGTGCAcaggcagcagctgagaaaatgcttttgtttgagTGGAAAGActctagcgcagtgtttctcaacctcagcaacttttaaggcgtggactcccagaattccacagtcagcatggtggctagggaattctgggagttgaaatccacacatcttaaaagttgttgaggttgagaaaccctactctAGTGGACCTAAATTTTTGGATGGGAGCCACATGCATTGGCCTGGACTGACTTTGGGGCAATGCTGTGGGATTTTACGGTTGGTTGAATTGGTTGTGTTAAGACTTGAACACCACTGAATATTTAATTGTTTCTGTGTTATTAACACCACTGAATATTTAATTGTTTGTGTTAttaacttattttctttttcttcttcacattCCAGCATTTTTTTTGTTAACTGCATTCCGCTTCTTTGTATTATCATTTATCGCTGCCCTTGGttactttttcctcctccttcaaaCGCAGAGAGACGCCAGGAAGCCAGGTGAGGCCTCTGGGGACCCGGGCACAGAGACAAGCACCTACCCGCATGCCCATGTAGAAGGGGATGACAGTGACCCGGATGTTTTCGGTGGTCTCCCGGTGCACATCAGAGAGCTCCAGCCATGGGTGGTTTTTCTCCTGCCAAGCACACAGCGTATCCCTGGCCACAAAGGGAGGAGCTAAACAAAAGCGCGAAGGGGAAGCTGTCAGGAGAGAGAACGTTTGCCCACAGAAACACCCAACTGCAGTAAGTCAAATCAACTTCAggagaaaatgggggggggcacACCGGTGCTTGCTTCTTGCTGAGTGAAGGGGGAGCAGTTCCAACAACATCACCACCACAGTGCGCAGGACCCACAAACAGCTTTCAGCAGGTCGGGGGAAGTGCTGGGCCGTTGATTTGGCCAGCCACATGCTAAACAAAAACACTTCAGCGTGGACCTCTGAACTGGGCATTGCGGGGAGGCTCAAAGGTCCCTTTCAATCTGAAAAGTCTAAGAGTCATGCAGCACACAGGGGCCCCCGGCTCCAGGAGGCAGAACAGGCTATGCTCAGAAAGGTAAACTGTACAACACCCCCGCTGACACATCTGGATCCCACGGGGCTGAGCAGCTCTCCTCCAGCCGGGCGTTTCTTCCCAATACATCTCTTGCCTTCTCCTAGAAAGCAGGTCCTTTTCTCCAgatgactcaactcctactgtaatgtgcttgacatggggctgcccttgaacaccaCCTGGAAACCACAACTGCTGCATGCAGTTGTGCAGCAGACGGCATGTTAACCAGAACAGACCAGTATTGTTGCGTCACACCAGGACTGTAAGAGCTGCGGGGCTTGCTGGCTTGTTTCCAGGGGCAATTCAAGGTAGCGGTGGCATGGCTTGGCCGCTACCTACTCCAAGCGGATCTGCCCACCCAACGTGCCTGCAGAGAGGGCCTGCTCAGCATCCTCGCAGGGTGCGCTGAGATAGAAGAGCCGCACCGCCCCTCTTAACCTTTGGGAAACGTTTCAGTACGTGAATTTTTCAAGGTGTGTTTGGGGACTAAGGCAAGAACGGGCAGTTGTACCTGCGTAGGTGATGAGCATTTGTTGCTTAACAGTGTGTGAGGCTAGGGTTTTATGACTACAAATACCAGTTGCGTTTGGTTTGATGTGCTGATAATTTTATCGTTGCAATATCTCTGTTCCATGCTGTTGTGTGGAAGCCccccagaagcagcagaaaaacacATGTCCTGCAATACGTCCAATCTTCCCTCACCAGGAAAGCGCGTCTTGACGGGCAGCTGCACCTTGCCCCTGCCTTTCCCCTTGGAGGCATTCTGCTCTTTGCACCGTTCACTGCCTGCCTCCTAGCTGGAGGTCCGCCAGCCAGGGAAGACCCCAGGCCCAGCCCCTCATCCGGAGGCCAAGAAGACTCCTCCTCCCACAGGCTGCAACCCACCTAAGGATGGGTCCACCTCTTGCTCCCGAGAGCCCAGCCAACTGCCTTCCTGCCACGGCCTGCAGCAGCAGCCGCTGCCCCAGGGGGAAACCACACTCCCCCAGCGGCATGCTGGGCGGcaggccaccccccccccccccgtgtggCTCAGTTTGGGCACAGCACCTCGGGCAGCTTCTGCCTCAGCTGCTTCTCTTCAAGGCGGGCAGGGCGCCACGCCTCCCAGGAGACGCCTCTCACAACTCGCCTGGCTCCAGATGCGGCTGGGCCCAAGCCAGCTTAGCCTAATGCCCCAGGCAGCCCTATCTACCTGCCCTCCCCGTTTGCCCCTCTGATGTTCTTCAGTGGAACCAGACCCCGAATCAGTACACAGAGCCtcaagctacagctggcccagagCTCTTCCCGCTGGGGCAGGGAACAAGGAGGTCTGCGGGGCTGGTGCACCCCCGGAATCGTCTTGCCCCCTCCCGCTCCCGAAACCCCCTCCGGAGGCTGGCCCTGCTCCGGGAATTGCAAGGCGGAATTACCTTTTGCTTGATCATACACGAGAAACCGTTCAAATAGCTCGTGCTGGATGGGCACCTGGTCTGTGGACGAATATGGGAGAATGTCCTCATGGCTTACGTAGTCGAGTCCTAGAAAGACACCCAGAGGGAAGCGTTTGTCTCAGTCGCAAAACGGACTGAGTTCCCAGAAGAAAAGTTGCTGTGAGACTTCTAAGGCTGCTAAGCAGGAAAGGCCAGTGGTGGAGAACTGGGGCAGGTGAGTATGCATTAACCTCGGCTCCGGGGCATAATCCTGCCCGTGTCAGAGACAGCCGGAGATTCCTAGCCCTGAGATGTGTACTATACCACAACTGATGGCATACGCTGAAAAACTGTGAAGGTGCCAGTAAAAATCCATGAGGCCGTCGCATGAAATGCATTCCTTCTCCCCATTTCTTTGTACAAAGGTTTCTTCTGGGGAGAAGCAATGCATTTCATGCGACGGCCTCGTGGATTCCTTTCAGGAATCTGGTTACCGAGTATTTTCCAGATTTTCCAGTTCCACTTACTAATTGTTTTGGACGATGTCTGCCTGCCCACCTGTGAAATCAGCTCTGTgttcttccccccgcccccactaTTGAGCCAGCTGCTTCCAGTGTTCTCCATCTCTGCAACTAGCAACCAGGGAACCTGACCAAAGCACCCAGTGGATCGGCACTCCCAGCCCACCGGGTGATTTGTCAGCATCTGCGCTCACCAGGGAAGACAGGAACAGCAGCCACAGCAGACCGCGCATCCCCTCACCCCTCCTTCCAGCTTAGAGCAGCAGGGCAGCCCTCTGCTCCAAGAAGGCAGCAAGTGTTTACAGAGCACCTGGGGCGGAGCCAGCATTCTCTGGCCTCTCCTAGCCGGCCAAGGGGGACATTCAAGGTCACAGAAATGTAGAGACAAAAGGGGATACCAAGTCCTGCTCAGGGCAGACATCCAATTTTAAGCCTTCCAGCttggtggctgtccagcctctgcttgaacacagccAGTAAAGGGGAGTCCACCCCCTCTCTGGTCGGCATGTGCCTGTCCAACTGCTTTTACTCCTAGGAAGGGTTTCCTAACTTTCAATCGGCAACCGCCTTACTGTAGGTTGATGGCATTATTTCACATTCTGCACTCTGGAACAGGTCTTCCTCTGAGTCCCACCCTTTCAAGGAGACAAGGGCATCACCATCTCCCTCTCAGCCACCTTTTCTTAAGGCTGAGCATTCCCGATTCCTTGCCCTCTTTGGCTTACCAGGGATTGCATAAAGGGCTCTGCTGTCATCGTGGTTGGCCAAGAACGTCACGGCTTCTGTTTGGGATCTCTGAGACTGAGGGAAAAACAGGAAGGGCAGGACGTGAAGCTGCAATCCAATGCATGCAGACACAGGGGGACTGAGATCTGAATAAACCTGCACGAGACTGACGGGAAAGGGGTGGGATAGTCTGGCCAGATTCCAACCTCATGGTCACGTTGTTCTTTCAAGAGCTGTGCCTCCTGCATCCACCCATTGCCAGGACTCCAGAGTTCAGGGCTAGGCAGTCTCCCCATACCCAGTGCCCCCGATACAGGGGTGAGAACTCCCATGGTATTAGCAGCGGTGGCCCATCACATCGGGAGGCAATGTTGGGTAGGCTGCCAGGGAAAGGGCCTCTGCATGGGGGGTACCCGCTTGCAGAATGCTCTCGACCTGGGAAAGTTCACGATCTGTCCGTCTCCACTGCTGCCTTTTGGGATCAAAGTTCTCAAAAGTCTGTTGTTATTTTAGAATTCTTGCTTTTCTCTAATTCCAATACCTCAAAGGCTTTATCTACTCCTATCTGCTAAATGAGCTTATTtgtttccatttcctttccaAAGACTCCCTGCTGCCAAAAGCTTGCCTGCCTAGTGCCCAGAAGGCCACCTTCTCTGTGATCCAGAGGCATGAAATGCCCTCCAAAATGTGTATTTAACTCGCCCATCCCAGTGTTTGGGAAAAGGATGGAAACCCATCTTTGCCCCCAAGCGTGTGTTGGTTGAAGTAACTTTGACCTCAGTAACACTGATTGCAGTTTTGCACTGTTTTGTTTCTGTGATTTGTAGTTTGCCTGTTTGATTACTAGAATCCCCCCTGAATACTGCACAGACAGTAAGGTAGAacctaaattttaaaataaatacatttaagctTTCTGAGAATAGCAAGAGATAAGGCAAGAGATGTCTTTGATGGGGGAACCTAGGTACGTGGGGGTGGGATGGTGGCTCCCCAGGCAGAGGCTGCAAAATTGCCACTCTCTGCAGCTCAGAGCTGTCAGACTAGCTAGCTGGGAGGGGCCGTCCTCAATAACAGCTATGTACTCCCACCTTCATCCATACCAccgtggagggagggaggaaacctGAAGCACTTACTATGTGTGGGCAGTCGCGAGCATCGATCAAGACCTGATAGTACGTGTGGGTCTTGCCTTTCACCTCTTTGGACCCGTGTCCAGCTGCAGTCTCACACCTGGAACAAGATGGGCTGTGCTGAAAAAGCTGCTTCGCTAGCAGACGGACAGTAACTGCATTTCACTGGCAACAAGCCAACCACCCCTTGCGTAGAGCCGGGCATCGTGGGCACAGAACTGCCCCATGCCTTAAGGAGGCACACGCGTTTTCCACTTTACATTTAGGAAAACCCACCTATTAGTATTTTACAGTCTGAAGGAAACCGAACAGATCCCAACACAGCACTGCCTGTCcaaacaacagttgctcctcccgTCCCCTGCAAGAAACCCGCATTGCTTCTGCCCTCTGTCAAAACTTAGCCAGCAAGTCCCTGTAGGAACAGATGCTGACTCtactttacaaaaataataaaaacaaattgtgTCACACAAAATAAGAGGTCACATATCCGCAACTTATTCAGATTTCAAAATCAGTTATTTTCATCTCTGCAGCCTTCCTCCATCATTCTCTTGGAAATCTTTGCAGCCCATCACAATAAGGTACATGGGGGCTTCTAAATATTCCCCCTGCGACCTCCATGACTGGTGGCTCCTGAGCAACTGCAAATTCTTACTTTTCAGGTACAGGGGAAGCAATGTCTCGGTCGTACAACCTGGCCTGCCAAGGAAAGAGGACAATCCCCCGGTATCCAAATATACTGTGGAGAAACAACTGCAAGAGAAGGTGGAAGAAAGGGGTCAAGACAAGCCAGGGCAAGGGGTGCCCTGGGGTCCTGAGAGGCCGAATGCAACATGTCTCTATTGAATAGGGAAGAAAAACATCTCTACTGATCTAATGTTAGGAAAGGAGAAATCCAGCTTCAACGGAGCTCACTGTTACCTATCTCCAAGGCTGGGAGGCACTGAAAGATCAAGGACTCCGTTCCTGTCAGCTGAAATTTTACACAATGCAGAAGGTCAGAATTTCAGCTTGTGACAGGACACACATAATTCAGGGCAGCCTAGAGATGTTAATACCCTTCAACTCTTTCACTTTCCCGACAATCCTCCCAAATCTATTCTAATTGCTTTAGGCAGTCAAAGCTTCAAAAGCCCATAATGTTATTTTCAGCTGCAACTTCTTCACTTTCTAGTTGCCGGGAGGCAATTTCTACTCACCGCAGACCACCAAGCAAGGAATTGTTTACAAAACATGTTATGCGGACTGTGAGAAGGTGACTCCTCTTTACAGTGTCAACCAGGAAATCAACAGATGCATTAAGAAAAGTACTGCAGAAGCTTCTGCTTGGACCCAGCTCAGAAAACCCAGAGACCAATACCCTGAAATATCAGAGTCAACCTAATGCTTGTTTGGTGGTATCAGATTGAAACTGTTCCATCTACACATCCACAAAACTCACTCACCTGCCCTGTCTCATATTTGCCATGCTGCTTCGGCACTTCAAAGACACCCACTGTCTCCAACACTTTGCCCTCAGGGCGATTCCTAGGGGGTGGGAGTAAAGTGACATTAGGCTCTCCTGGCATAACTCCAAAGGATGATCGGGCAATAACAGAATCCAAACTGGCCTTCGAGACTCAAGTTCATCATTCAGACCCCAGCAGTCAAGCTCAGTCTGGCAACTGGAATACCAAGGGGTCATTGTGAAAACAGCAGTTTGTTAAAGTTTAACCACAAAGCTAATTGCAGTCACAATGACCACTAGCTTAGAATACATTCACAGAGCAGCAGTTGCCAAACCCTTACATAAATAACTACAATATCATCAATAGCTGTTGAAGATCATGATATAAACAGGGAATCGGCAACCTGGCACTGGCAAGCAATATGGCAAGCAATAAGGTGTGCTTGCCCACCACCTCAACATTAACAttcttttagaaaactttataTGGCCATATCTTGGGAAGCTGCCAAATACTATTCCTTCTACGAATCCTTGTGAGATTTGATAATCTTCCAAAATTTGGAACACTTAGATATTTATTACAACAGTTAAATGAAGCCTCCACATTGAAGAGCATCATACCTCTGGACACCCAGGGCTGGAGATGAATGGAAGAAATATGAGggaatacactttttttttgggtgccttcaagtcagtgttgactcctggcggctgcctggacaagtccttgcacttttcttggcaaggtttttcagaaggggtttgccattgcctccttcctggggctgagagagagagactggcccaaggtcacccagctggctctgtgcccaacTCATAGcgtcccggtttctagcctggtgccttaacctcgaCACCAGGCTGTGTATATACCCATTCTCTTACAGCTCCTTGCCGGGGTCTGCACTGAGCAGTGCCCAAAGACGCCCCTCCTTTGTCCCCCTCGCTGCCACCCCTCCACTCCACCCCCCGCAGCCAGCCGAGAGGGAGCCAGACGATTTTGCCCCAAAATTAAGGCTCCGGAGTTGGACCACCCCCCTCCCTCCGTGCCAGGTGGCGGCGTCCACCAAAGCCAGGCCGCCCTCAGAGTCCCCGCCACGGGGAGGGCGGCAGGGGCGGTTCGGGAGTGCCACCGCGAGAGGTGCGGGCCCTCGGCGGGCACAGCGAGCAGCTCCCGCAGCCTATTCCCGGGTCCCGCGGCAGAACGGCGGAAAGAGGCGCGCCTGCTGGACCCGGGCAGCGGCAGCTGAGAGGGCCCTCCGTCCTGGGACGCCGAGGAGCGACCATGGCCTGCCGCTCTGGAGGCGTCCGGGGCCGCGCGCACGCCCCCGATAGAGCCCGGGACGGGCAGAGGCGCGCAGCCCGGCCTGCCAGGCGAGGGGGCGCCTCGGGCGTGGGCTGGATGACCTCCAGGACCCGCCCAGCGCCCGCGCGGGCGACCCTCCGGGAAGGCCCCCGCGCTCCGCACGGCGGAACGAGCCATGGGGGCTGAGCGGGCGCGGAAGCCGAGCGGCTGCCCCCCCGGCCCCGCACCCACCGTGAGGAGAGGCAGCGCCGCGGGGGCAGCTCCGGCCTTGCTCCCAGCGCCGCCCAGGCCGGGCCCCGCAGCCCCCAGCGCAGGCAGGAGGAGGCCCGGGCCCGGCCCAGCGCCGCCCAGCACCGGctccgcgccgccgccgccattcCGCGGCCCGAGCGAGGAAGCGTCTCCGAGGGCCCGCCGCGGCCGCCCACAATGCCCCGCGCGGCCCTTCCGCGGAGCGTCTTTGGCCCCGCGCGCACGCCGTCGGATGGCGCCGCCGAAGGTTAGAGCGCGTCTCGGCGTCGGATAGGCAGCTTCCGGGTACGCGTCTCAGGACGCCCTTGCAACGCCGCCGAGTGGGCCGCTTGCGTCTTCGGCGCTGATTCTTCGTGGGATTCATCCGCACAGCTGCCCGGAGTCTAATAGGCACGGGCTGGAAAGGGCAGTTCTCCCCCCGGGAAGGGAGGCTATGCGGGCCAAGGGGACCCGGAAGCGC contains:
- the POLDIP2 gene encoding polymerase delta-interacting protein 2 isoform X2 — encoded protein: MAAAARSRCWAALGRARASSCLRWGLRGPAWAALGARPELPPRRCLSSRNRPEGKVLETVGVFEVPKQHGKYETGQLFLHSIFGYRGIVLFPWQARLYDRDIASPVPEKCETAAGHGSKEVKGKTHTYYQVLIDARDCPHISQRSQTEAVTFLANHDDSRALYAIPGLDYVSHEDILPYSSTDQVPIQHELFERFLVYDQAKAPPFVARDTLCAWQEKNHPWLELSDVHRETTENIRVTVIPFYMGMRWRYCIRLENLDSEVVQLRERHWRIFSLSGTLETVRGRGVVGREPVLSKEQPAFQYSSHVSLQASSGHMWGTFRFERPDGSHFDVRIPPFSLESNKDEKTPPSGLHW
- the POLDIP2 gene encoding polymerase delta-interacting protein 2 isoform X1 encodes the protein MAAAARSRCWAALGRARASSCLRWGLRGPAWAALGARPELPPRRCLSSRNRPEGKVLETVGVFEVPKQHGKYETGQLFLHSIFGYRGIVLFPWQARLYDRDIASPVPEKCETAAGHGSKEVKGKTHTYYQVLIDARDCPHISQRSQTEAVTFLANHDDSRALYAIPGLDYVSHEDILPYSSTDQVPIQHELFERFLVYDQAKAPPFVARDTLCAWQEKNHPWLELSDVHRETTENIRVTVIPFYMGMREAQNSHVYWWRYCIRLENLDSEVVQLRERHWRIFSLSGTLETVRGRGVVGREPVLSKEQPAFQYSSHVSLQASSGHMWGTFRFERPDGSHFDVRIPPFSLESNKDEKTPPSGLHW